The Horticoccus luteus DNA window ACGGTGGCGGGGGAGGTCTCGGCGGGGACGGAAGCGGAGCGGTTCGAGGCGGCCGAGCGGGCGCTGGAAATGGGTTTCCCGTCGATCGCGGAGGGGTTGTTCGAGGAGCTGTCGGTTGACGCGCGGGTAGATCGGCAACGCGCGCGACTGGGATTGGCCTCGGCATTGCTGGAGGAGGACCGGCCGGCAGAGGCGGAGAAGGTGTTGGAAGGCCAGCAGGAGGGCCGGGGCGCGGCGTGGCACTTGCGCATGGGACTGGCGGCCGCGCAGCAGCGGCACTTTGACGCAGCGCGCCACGCGCTCGGCGAGGTGAAGGCGGAGGAGCTGACGACGGACGACCGCGCGTGGTATAGTTTCCTGCGCGGCGTGGTCGCCGATGCGGCGGGAGATTTAGGGAAGGCGCGCGAGGATTTCGAACAAGCGGAGAAGATGGCGGGTTCGGACCCGGCGAAGGCGCAATTTGTGCTGGCGCGAGAGCAGGCGCGGTTGCGGGCGAACGTGGTGAACGACAACGTGCTCGAAGAAACGCGGCGCAACATGGAGCGTTATCAGGGCCGGAAGATCGGCTACGATTACGCGAAGACTTACGCGGCGATGCTCGAGGCGGCGGGGCGCAAGAACGACGCGATCAATGTGCTGCAGCGGCAATTGCTCGCGACACCGGCGGAGGAGCGGGGCGCGCAGGATGATTTTCGGTTGCTGCTCGGTTTGGTGGCGGGGGGCGCGGAGGGCGCGGGTCGGACGGCGCTGGCGAGTCTGGTCGCACATGGCAGCGATCCGCTGAAGCAACGTGTGGCGTTGCGCGTGCTGGCCCGCGATGCCACGACGGCGGCCGCGCGGGCGCAGTTGCAGGCCCTGCTGGACCGGTTGATCGCGACACCGACGGCGCCCGCGATCATCGAAGACCTGTTGGTTTTTCGGGCGCAGCTCGCGTTGACCGAGAAAGATTACGCGCGGGCGGAGGAAGATGCGCGGACGTTGCTCCAGCGGTTTCCGGGCTCGCCGCTGAAGGTGCGGGCGCTGGGCGTGTTGACGAGTGCGGCATGGGAACAGCGGCGTTATCGCACGGCGGCGGATCTGGCGGGGAAGGCGGCGGCGGAGCTGCCGGCGGGAGCGTTGCGGGCGCAGTTCAACGTCTTGGTGGCGGAGGCGTGGTTTCGCGCGAAGGATTTTCGAACGGCGGCGGATGCGTATGCGGCGGCGTTGCGTGAGACGCCGGAAGGGGAGGCGGCGGGCGATCTGATGTTTCAACGGTTGCTGGCGGAGATCGAGGGCGGGCGGCTGGAAACGGCGGAGAAACTGCTGGACGAGATGGCGCGGCAGCCGGCGTTTACGCCGGAAGAGCGCTGGCAGGCGGAATGGAATCTGGCGCGGGCGTTGCAGTTGCACGGAGAGACGGCCGCAGCGTATGCGCGGGTGAATCGCCTGCTGGCGGCGAAGGCGCCGACGGGGGTGTTGTCGGAGGAGTTGCGCGCGCAGATGGCGTGGTTGCAGGCGAAGTTGTCGCTCGAGGCGGGCGAGCCCGGGCGGACGCTGGAACTGGTCGATGCGTTGATCGCGAGCGGAGGGACGCTGACGCCGGCGCTGCAGGTGGAGATCGGCAGCACGGCGGTGTTGTTGAAGGCGGAGGCGCTGTTCGCTTTGCAGCGGGAACCGGCGGCGCTGGAGCAGTTGCAGAAGGTGCGGAGTGATTTTCCGAAGAGCGATGCGGCCGTGTATTCTTACATCGTGGAGGCGGATCACTATGCGAAGCTCGACAACACCGTGGAGGCGCAGCAGTTGCTGACGAAGCTGGCGGATGATTTCCCCGGCAACAAAACGTATGCTCCGCTGGCGCTTTACCAGGCGGCGTTGCAGGCGGAGCGGCGGGGCCAGGACGCGAATTACATCGAGGCGAACAAGCTGATTGAGCAGTTGGTCACGCGTTACCCGCGGAGCGATTTGGTGTTTTATGCGCGTTTGAAGCAGGGGGATCTGTTGCGAAAGTTGAATCAGTTTCCCCAGGCGCAGCAGGTTTATGAGTCGCTGGTGAACAATTTCTCGCAGCATGCGGATGTGTTGATCGCGCAGCTGGCGCTGGCGGAGTGTCACAATGCGCAGGCGGCGAATGATCCGGGGCACGCGGAGGCGGCGGCGACATTGTTCGAACATCTTCGAGACCGCGGCGATGCGCCGCTGGATCTGCGCGTGGAGGCGGGCTTCAACCTGGGTTACACGCTCCTGCGGCGGGGCCAGGTGGCACGTGCGCAGCAGGTGTGGTGGCAGGACGTGGTGCAGGCGTTTCTGCTCAATGCGAATCAAGCGGCGGAGCTGGGCGCGAAGGGGCGTTACTGGATGGCGCGCACGTTGCTCGAGCTCGGCGGGTCTTTTGAGCAACAGGCGAAGTTGGAAGAGGCGCGCAATGCCTGGTCGTTGATCTTGCAGTCGAAATTACCGGGGGAAGCGCTCGCACGGGCGCGGCTGGCGAAATTCAATCCGCCGGAGGACAAACCGTGAGACGTTTTCCCAGTCGATTTCCCCCGGCGGTGCGGCACAACGTGAGGGCGCAGCGGGTGAATTTGCGTCGGCGCCCGGCGGGGCGTTAAGGCGCGAACCAGCCAATTTTTTCCCATGTCGATCTTCGATTTCGGTCTGTTTGCCAAAGGCGGCCCCATGATGTGGGTGTTGCTGGTGCTGGGCGTGCTGTGCTTGATGCTGTTCATCGAGCGGGCGCTGTATTTGCATCGCGGGCAAATCCGTTCGAATGCGTTTCTGAGCGGGATCGAAAACATCCTGGCGAAACGGCGGATTGTGGAAGCGTTGACGGTGTGTGAGGAGACGCCAGGCCCGGTGGCAGCGGTGGTGAAGGCGGCCTTGCTGAACGCGGATGCGGACGCGGAAAAGATGCGTTTTGCGGTGCAGGAGGCGGCGGTGGTGGAATTGCCGGCGCTCGAACGGCGGCTGGGGACGATCGCGGCGATCGCCCAAGTGGCGCCGCTGGTAGGCCTGCTCGGCACGATCTTGGGCATGATCACGACGTTTGTCGCGTTTCAGAAAGATTACATGGCCGCGAGCGCGTTGGCGCATGGTATGTGGCAGGCGCTCCTGAGCACCGCCGGGAGTCTGATGCTGGCGATCCCAGCGCATCTGGCGCATCACTTTTTGACCGGACGGGTGAGGGCGATCATCCGGGATGTCGAATGGGCGGGCAATGCGATGATGAAATATCTGCTCACCGACTACCGCACGGGCAAAGCGCCGGGAGCGGCGACGCAGCCATGATTACCCGGCCCTTGGATCTCGCCTCGCGCTTGCGGCGGCCGCCGCGGAGCTTCGACGTGTTGTTCTATGTCAACGTGGGTCTGATCGTGGTGTTTTTCATCCTGTTCGGATCGCGTTTCGTGCTCGCACCTGGTTTGGGACTCGAATTCCGGATGCCGACGATGGAGGGCGCGCGGGCAGGGGCGGCCGCCACGACCCACGTGATCAGTGTCCCGCGGTCCGGCCTGTATTTTGCGGATGGCGCCATGAACGCGGCGCAGTTGCGGCAGTGGCTGGAGGCGCAGGCGAAGACAGTGAAACAGCCGGTGTTGCTGATCCGGGCCGCGGCGACCGTGCCCCTGTCCGACTTGACGGAAGTATCGGCCCTGGCGCACGAAGCGGGGTTTGTGAAGGTGATCGTCGGGGCGCAGGAGGCCGGTGGACCGGAAAACGGCGGCCAACGAAAATGACGGAGCGGAGTGAGCAAAAACGTTGGTGGGCGACGGGCCTCGCAGCGGGAATATTAACCCTTGTGATTTTGGCGCTGTTTCGGTCGCCCACGTCGCCCAGGGTGGAACGCGGACAGGCTGGGCCATCGCAGACGAAGTCCGAGAAGACGGGAATAGACCTCACGCGTTTGCAGCCGGGAGAGAGTGGGGCGCTGGAACAGCAGGCAGTTTTGGGTGACCCCACGCCACTTTTCCTGCCCACGGACTGGAATTATGGCCAGGGGGTGCTGCCGCAATCCGTGGTAAGGGAGCCAGGGCAGCAATTCAGGACGTTTGCGCCGAAGTTTGCCTACGGAGAGGCCGATCTCACTCTTAGGCTGCCGTTGAGCGTGGAGATACCGGCATCAGGAGTGGTGGCACTGACGACGGTTATGAAGAACAGCTTGAGCGGCTTTGGGCGCTCCGACGGAGCAGCGCCGGACTTAGCAGCACGCGCGGCTTATGTGGAAGTGTGTCGGATGGAAGATGGCGCACGGGTATGGGAAGCGGCGGTGGCGGATGCGGAGCCGCCTGGCGCACGATTTTGGCAACCGGCGGAATTTATGGTGGCGGTGGACGCGGCCGGGCTGATCGGACCGCCGGTGCAAACCGTTAGAACGGGGGTGGATGACGTGGATCGCTACCTGAAGCGTTACCTCAGCGCAGGCGTCCATATCGGAGCGCGTTTGACCCCAGGACTCTATCGGGTAGCCATCGGGCCGTAGAATTTTGAAGAAGTGATCAAGTTTGCTGTTGACGGTGAAAAGGCGCGTCCGCACGTTCTGCCCTCTTTTCGTTTTTTGACCCTCTCCCTTGGTCTGCCCAGATAGCTCAGTTGGCAGAGCACGTCCTTGGTAAGGACGAGGTCACGAGTTCAAATCTCGTTCTGGGCTCCAGGGTCAGCGCCGCAAACTCTTGCGGCGTTCCAGCAGAGGTCAATTTCTCACACTTAACCACAAACTCAAATCCACATGGCTAAAGGAACATTCGAACGCAAGAAGCCGCACGTCAACGTTGGCACGATCGGCCACGTCGATCACGGTAAAACCACGCTGACGACCGCGATTCTCGCGTGTCAGGCGCGCAAAGGCCTCGCTGAGGTCAAGTCCTACGCGGACATCGCGAAGGGCGGCACCGTGCGTGACGCTTCAAAGATCGTCACCATCTCGGTGGCCCACGTGGAATACGAGTCCGATAAGCGCCACTATGCGCACGTCGACTGCCCGGGGCACGCCGACTTCGTGAAGAACATGATCACGGGCGCGGCGCAGATGGACGGCGCGATCCTGGTCGTGTCGGCTGCTGACGGCCCGATGCCGCAGACCAAGGAACACGTGCTGCTCGCCCGCCAAGTCGGTGTGCCGAATATCGTGGTGTTCCTCAACAAGGTCGACCTCATCGACGACCCGGACCTCCTCGAGCTCGTGGAAGAAGAAATCCGCGATCTTCTGACGAAGTATCAATTTGACGGCAAGAACGCCAAGATCATCCGCGGGTCCGCCACCGCTGCGCTCGAAGGCAAGCCCGAGGGCGAAAAAGCGATCGCGGAATTGATGGAAGCCATTGACAGCGAGATCGCCGAGCCGGTCCGCGAGATGGACAAGCCGTTCCTGATGTCGGTGGAAGACGTGTTTTCGATCACGGGTCGCGGCACCGTCGCCACCGGTCGTATCGAGCGCGGCGTCTGCAAGCTCAACGACACCGTGGAAATCGTCGGCCTCCGGGACACGACGACGACCGTTGTGACGGGCATCGAGATGTTCCGCAAGCTGCTCGACGAAGGGCAAGCGGGCGACAACGTCGGTCTGCTCCTTCGTGGTGTGGATAAGGAAGGCATCGAGCGCGGACAGGTTGTCGCGGCGCCGAAGTCGATCACTCCGCACAAAAAGGCGAAGGCGGAGATCTACGTCCTCGGTAAAGACGAAGGTGGCCGTCACACGCCGTTCTTCAACGGATACCGTCCGCAGTTCTATTTCCGCACGACCGACGTCACCGGGGTCATCGAACTGCCGAAGGGCGTTGAGATGATCATGCCGGGCGACAACATCGCCGTGGAAATTGACCTCATCGCGCCGATCGCCATGGAAAAGACCCAGAAGTTCGCCATCCGCGAGGGTGGCCGCACCATCGGTGCGGGTCGCATCACGGAAATTATCCAGTAAGATCCGTCCGCCGTTTCGTTTAACGACCCGCCGAGGATACGCCTTCGTGTCCTCGGCGCCGTCGTCTAAGAAAGCAATCCACAGGGGTGTAGCTCAATTGGTAGAGTAGCGGTCTCCAAAACCGTTGGTTGGGGGTTCGATTCCCTCCGCCCCTGCCAGCTCAGAATCCATGAAAAACCCGTTCCGCAGCACACGCATCTTCGTCGGTGAAATGATCGGCGAGCTTCAAAAAGCTTCGTGGCCGACGCGCACTGAGCTGCGCGATTCCACGATCATCGTCATTGTCGCGGTGCTCATTCTCGGGCTTTTCACCAGCATCACCGATTTCTCCCTGTATTCAGTCGTGGACCTGTTCACGTCCTGGGTCAGCTAACTTTTACCCATGTCTGCGCCAACAACCGCGCCTGCGGACTCCCAGTGGTTCGCTCTTCACACGCTCTCCGGTCAGGAGAACAAGGTGAAGAACTACATCGAGCGATTCAAGAAAGCGGAAGAGCTCGAGGACTCGATTTTCGAAGTCTTGCTGCCGACGGAAGTGGTTTCTGAGGTCAAGGGTGGCAAGAAGTCGACGAAGGTTCGCAAGCTTTATCCCGGTTACGTCTTCATCCAGATGCGCCTCTATGGTGAGGACGGCAAAGTCATCAACAAGCCGTGGTATTTCGTGAAAGAAGTCGCCGGCGTGATCGGCTTCGTCGGTGGCGACCATCCCGCCGCCTTGCGCCAATCGGAAATCGATGAGATTCGCGCTCGCATCGAAGCAGCCAACGGCAAGGAAGTGCCGAAAGTGCAATACTCGGTGGGCGAGGAAGTGAAGATCACCGATGGCGCGTTCGCCAACCTCACCGGCCGGATCGATGAGATCGATCCGGATCGCGGTAAATTGAAGATTTCTGTTTCCATTTTCGGCCGTTTTACGCCGGTCGAGCTCGAATACTGGCAGGTGCAACGCAACACCGAGTGATGCGACGCCTCTTTGTCACCGCCGCCCTCCGCTAAAGAAAACACCCGCCACTCCTCCCTCCCATGGCCAAGAAAATCCAAGGCTACATCCGTCTTCAGCTGCCCGCCGGCGCCGCGAATCCCGCGCCTCCGGTAGGCCCCGCGCTCGGTGCCCAAGGCGTCAATATCATGGCGTTTTGCAAAGACTTCAATGCGCGCACCAAAGACCAGAACGGCATGATCCTGCCGGTCGTCATCACGGTCTATACAGACAAGAGCTTCACGTTCATTCTGAAGTCTCCCCCGGCCGGTGTCCTCCTCAAGAAGGCGGCCAATATCGCGTCGGGATCCGGCAAGCCCAATGTCGAGAAGGTCGGTAAAGTGACCCGCAAGCAGCTGGCCGAGATCTGGAAGCTCAAGAAGGCCGACATGAATGCCAAAGACGAAGAAGCTGGTATCCGGACCATCGCCGGCACCGCCCGCAACATGGGCATCGAGGTCATCGACTAACACTTTCGCAGCAAGACCCGGCGACCGCCCGGTTGCGCTGCATTCAAACCAACTCACCGCGGGAGTCTTACCGACGTTCGCACCGCAAGGAGTCCTACATGCCCAAACTGCACAGCAAACGCTACAACAGCGCCGCCAAGGTTGCTGACCTCGTAAAGGAATATCCGCTCAAAGAAGCGGTCGACGTCCTCGCGAAGTTTCCGAAAGCCAAGTTCGACGAGACCGTCGAGCTCTCATTCCGCCTGGGCGTCGATGCGACGTCGGGCGACCAAAACGTGCGTGGCACCACTCCGTTGCCCCATGGCTCGGGCAAGAAGGTGCGCGTCCTAGTGTTCACTGACGATCCGCAAAAGGCGATCGCGGCGGGCGCTGATCACGCCGGTTTGCAGGACATGATGCAAAAAATCAACGAGGGGTGGCTCGACTTCGACGTGGCGATTGCGACCACGGAGGCGATGAAGACGGTCCGCACCATCGCGCGCGTCCTCGGCCCCAAAGGCCTCATGCCGAATCCCAAATCCGGCACCGTCACCGACGATATCGTCGCGGGCATCAAGGCCGTGAAGGCCGGCCGCGTGGAGTACAAAATGGACAAGACGGCGAACATCGGCGTCGGCATCGGCAAACGTTCGTTCACCGGTGAGCAGATTTTGGAGAATGCCCAGTCGGTCATCGATGCGATCGGCAAGGCCAAGCCCTCCGGTTTCAAGGGCAACTACATCCGCAGCATCTTCATTTCCTCGAGCATGAGCCCGGGCGTGAAGATTGCGTCGACGGAATACAGCAAATACTAAAGCGAGGCCCGACCCATGAGAGCCGAAAAACAATTCCTGATCGACGAGGTGCAAGCGCACCTCAAAAAGTCCGATTACGTCATTCTCGCGAACTTCACGAAGGTGACGGTCGCCGATGTCGCCAAATTGCGCGCGCAATTGGCGGCAGAAAACGCCGAGTATCACGTCGTTAAAAACAGCTCGTTGCGGGTGGCTGCGAAAGCATTGGGTTTGCCCGATATCGACAGCGCGCTGGCGGGCCAGACCGCCATCGTCGTCGGCGGAAAAACACCGTATGCCGTGGCGAAGGTGCTGAAGGGCTTCTTCAAGGACACCCAGAAGCTCGAGGTGAAGATTGGCGTGATTGAAAAGAAGCCGATCTCCGCCGAAGAACTGTCGCAATTGGCTGACTTGCCGTCGATGGACGTGCTTCGCGCCCAATTGCTGGGCTTGTTCACGCAGCACGGCGCGGCGTTTGTTCGCGTCCTCAACGAGAAGGTCAAAAAGGAGCAGCCTGCTGCTCCTGCGGCCTGAATCCCGTCTTACCAACCTTTAACCCAGATTTTTCCGACGCGAGTCGGAGAATAAAACATCAAACGCTTAGATCTAGGAGATACGTCTCTTAAATGCGCGGCTCCATCGCCGCCGCTAGACGAGAGCAGAAGAGTACCATGAGCAATATCACCAAAGACCAAGTTATCGAGTGGCTGTCCGCTCAGCCGATTCTCGAGCTCGCGCAGCTCGTCAAGGACCTCGAAGGCAAGTGGGGCGTATCCGCCGCCGCCTCTGTCGCCGCGGCCCCGGCCGCCGCTGCCGCTCCCGCAGCCGAGGCGCAGACCGAGTTCACCGTTGTCCTCAAGGAAGCGGGCGCGAACAAGATTGGCGTCATCAAGGAAGTGCGCGCGATCACTGGCCTCGGCCTCAAGGAGGCCAAGGACTTGGTCGAAGGCGCGCCGAAGCCCGTGAAGGAAAACGTCGCGAAGGCCGAAGCCGAGGATCTCAAAAAGAAACTCGAAGCGGCCGGTGCGAAGGTGGAGCTCAAATAAGCTTTGCCGGTTTTTTCCGCACAACTTCCGATTTCTTCAGGACAGGCCGCGTTTCCGTGCGGCCTGTCCTTTGCCTTTTTCCGGTTAGTACCTTTGTTAGTCCGTCGCGCCTCATCGTAAGAGTCGCGACATTTTGATTTTTGCCCTCCTCAACGGGAATTCCCATGGCCGATCGTCACCAAACAGAACGCGTCAACTTCGGCAAGCTCCGCGAAGTCATCCAGCCGCCCAACCTGATCGAAATCCAGATCACGTCGTATCTCGATTACCTTCAAAAAGGCGTGCCCGAGAAACAGCGCAAGCCGCAAGGCCTTGAGGCCGTTTTCCGTGAGGTGTTTCCCATCGAGTCTTACGATGGCCGGCTTACGCTGGAATACGTTTCCTACAATCTGGGCGAGCCGAAAAGCTCCGAGATCGACTGCATCCGCGATGGCACGACCTACTCGGTGCCGCTTTACGTGAAGCTGCGCCTGCGCGAAGAAGATTTCATCAAGGATGAGGATATCTATATGGGCGAGATCCCGATGGTGACGGAGCGTGGCTCCTTCATCATCAACGGGGCCGAGCGCGTCGTCGTCTCGCAATTGCATCGTTCGCCGGGCATTGCCTTCGAAGTCACGCCGCACCCGAACGGCAAGCTTTTGCATTCGTTCCGCATCATTCCGGATCGCGGGACTTGGCTGGAAGTGCAGTTCGATAATAATGATTTGCTCTACGTCTATCTCGATCGTCGCCGCCGTCGCCGTAAGTTCCTGATCACGACGTTGCTTCGCGCCATCGGCTTTTCGAACGACATCGATCTGCTCAATCTGTTCTACGAGATTAAGGAGCTCAAGGTTGCGAAGGCTCTTGACCTCGAAAACGTCAGTTCGCTCGTGCTCGTGGAAGATGCGATCGACGCCCAAAAGGGCGTGGTGCTGGCCCGCGCGTTTGAACCTCTCACGAAAGCGGTCGTCCGTACGTTCGAGAAACACGACATCACGTCGATGCGTGTCATCGACACATCGTTGGACGATGGCGCCATTATCCGCGCGCTAAAGAAGGATCCAACCCGCAACGAAGAGGAGGCGCTCAAGGAAATCTATAAGCGCCTTCGTCCGGGCGAGCCGCCGACCACCGCCAATGCGAAGGCGTTGCTCAAGCGACTGTTCTTCGACCCGAAGCGTTACGATCTCGGGCGCGTTGGTCGTTACAAGATCAACCAGAAGCTGGGCCTCAAGGCGGAGATTGAACAACGCATCCTCGAGAGCGCAGACGTGGTCGCGGCGACGAAATATTTGGTGCGCCTGAAAAAGGGCGAAGGTGTCGTCGATGATATTGACCACTTGGGTTCGCGCCGCGTCCGCACGGTGGGCGAGTTGCTCGCCAATCAATGCCGTGTCGGCTTGAGCCGCACGGAACGCTTGGTGCGCGAGCGCATGACGATGTATGATCAGAGCGTCGACTCGATCACGCCGCAGAAGCTCATCAACCCGAAAGCTCTCACGACGGTCATTCGCGACTTCTTCGCCCGCAGTCAGCTCTCGCAGTTCATGGATCAGATCAACCCGCTGGCCGAGGTGACGCATAAGCGCCGCCTTTCCGCGCTCGGGCCGGGTGGTCTTAACCGCGAACGGGCCGGCTTCGAGGTGCGCGACGTCCATCCGTCGCACTACGGGCGAATCTGCCCGATCGAGACCCCGGAAGGTCCGAACATCGGTCTGATCAACTCCCTGTCGACGTATGCTCGCGTCAACGAATTTGGTTTCATCGAGACGCCCTATCGCACCGTCAAAGACGGTCGCGTGACGGACAAGATCGACTATCTCACGGCGGATCAGGAAGAGGCTAAAGTGATCGCTCAGGCGAACGCCGAGATCGACGACAAAGGCCATTTCGTCGGCAAAGTCACTGTGCGAAAGGACGGCGAATTTCTCGAAGTCCCGGCGGACGAAGTCGACTTCATGGACGTCTCGCCCAAGCAGGTGATTTCGATCGCGGCTGGAATGATCCCGTTCCTCGAGCACGACGATGCGAATCGCGCCCTCATGGGTGCGAACATGCAGCGCCAAGGTGTGCCGCTGCTCCAGGCGGAAGCGCCTTTCGTCGGCACGGGCATCGAAGAACGCGTGGCGCGCGATTCGAAGATCGTGGTTGTCGCGGAAGAAGCGGGTGTAGTGGCGGCGGTTGACGCCAAACGCATCGTCATCACGCGCGACGGGGACTTGCCGCGCAATCTCAAGAACGATCCGAAAAACGGCGTTCGCATCTACGAGCTGCGCAAGTTCATGCGTTCCAACGCAGGCACTTGCTTCAATCAACGGCCGATCGTCAAGCAGGGCCAAAAGATCAAGGCCGCGCAGATTATCGCTGACGGTCCGTCGACCGATCAGGGTGAAATGGCACTCGGACGCAATGTGCTTGTGGGCTTCATGCCCTGGAACGGTTATAACTTCGAAGACGCGATCCTGATTTCCGAAAAGGTTCTCAAGGAAGACATCTTCACTTCGATCCATATTCAGGAGTTCGAAGTGACGGCGCGTGATACCAAGCTCGGGCCGGAAGAAATCACGCGGGATATCCCGAATGTGGGTGAAGAGGCGCTCAAAAACCTCGACCATAACGGCGTCATCCGGATCGGCGCGGAAGTGAAACCTGGCGACATCCTCGTCGGCAAGATCACGCCCAAGTCCGAAACCGAACTCGCTCCGGAAGAGAAGTTGCTGCGCGCCATCTTCGGCGAAAAGGCCGCGGATGTGAAGGACACCTCTCTGGTGGTCCCGTCCGGTGCGGCCGGCATTGTGATGGACGTGAAGGTTTCTTCCCGGATCGATAATCAGGAGGAGAAGCTTTCTCCGTCCGATCGTCGTCGTCAGGTGAAGCAGATCCAAGAGGAATACAAAACGCAGATGGACAAGTTGCGCGAGGGTCTCACCGAGGCTCTTTCCAACATTCTCCTCGGCGAGAAGATTCCGCTCGATGTCATCAACGGCGAGACCGGTGAAATCATCATCCCCGCCAATCGCAAGATCACCAAGACCTTGCTCCGCAAACTCGCGGCGGTGTCGAAGCACGTCCAGATCGACCCGTCGCCGGTGCGCATCAAGATCATGGAGATCATCGGCTCGTATCAGACGAAGTTCGACGAGCTCGAGACGGATCGCGAACGCAAGATCGGCGCGATCGAAGCGGGCGAGGGCGACGGCACGGGTGCGATCAAGCAGGTGAAGGTCTACATCGCTACGAAGCAAAAGCTCGAAGTCGGTGACAAGATGGC harbors:
- the rpoB gene encoding DNA-directed RNA polymerase subunit beta, producing the protein MADRHQTERVNFGKLREVIQPPNLIEIQITSYLDYLQKGVPEKQRKPQGLEAVFREVFPIESYDGRLTLEYVSYNLGEPKSSEIDCIRDGTTYSVPLYVKLRLREEDFIKDEDIYMGEIPMVTERGSFIINGAERVVVSQLHRSPGIAFEVTPHPNGKLLHSFRIIPDRGTWLEVQFDNNDLLYVYLDRRRRRRKFLITTLLRAIGFSNDIDLLNLFYEIKELKVAKALDLENVSSLVLVEDAIDAQKGVVLARAFEPLTKAVVRTFEKHDITSMRVIDTSLDDGAIIRALKKDPTRNEEEALKEIYKRLRPGEPPTTANAKALLKRLFFDPKRYDLGRVGRYKINQKLGLKAEIEQRILESADVVAATKYLVRLKKGEGVVDDIDHLGSRRVRTVGELLANQCRVGLSRTERLVRERMTMYDQSVDSITPQKLINPKALTTVIRDFFARSQLSQFMDQINPLAEVTHKRRLSALGPGGLNRERAGFEVRDVHPSHYGRICPIETPEGPNIGLINSLSTYARVNEFGFIETPYRTVKDGRVTDKIDYLTADQEEAKVIAQANAEIDDKGHFVGKVTVRKDGEFLEVPADEVDFMDVSPKQVISIAAGMIPFLEHDDANRALMGANMQRQGVPLLQAEAPFVGTGIEERVARDSKIVVVAEEAGVVAAVDAKRIVITRDGDLPRNLKNDPKNGVRIYELRKFMRSNAGTCFNQRPIVKQGQKIKAAQIIADGPSTDQGEMALGRNVLVGFMPWNGYNFEDAILISEKVLKEDIFTSIHIQEFEVTARDTKLGPEEITRDIPNVGEEALKNLDHNGVIRIGAEVKPGDILVGKITPKSETELAPEEKLLRAIFGEKAADVKDTSLVVPSGAAGIVMDVKVSSRIDNQEEKLSPSDRRRQVKQIQEEYKTQMDKLREGLTEALSNILLGEKIPLDVINGETGEIIIPANRKITKTLLRKLAAVSKHVQIDPSPVRIKIMEIIGSYQTKFDELETDRERKIGAIEAGEGDGTGAIKQVKVYIATKQKLEVGDKMAGRHGNKGVVAKIVPEEDMPFLPDGTPIEICLNPLGVPSRMNIGQVLETHLGWACKKLGLKIATPVFDGIPEKKIREYLRDAKLPPSGKTPLFDGRTGEKIDQEVVVGYIYMMKLNHLVSHKIHARAVGPYSLVTQQPLGGKAQYGGQRFGEMEVWALEAYGAAHTLQELLTVKSDDVQGRTKIYESLVKGDNTLTAGTPESFNVLIKEIQSLGLDIKLNKRDALALG